Genomic segment of bacterium:
TGCGGCATAGCGGCTGAGCCTGCCGTGTTTTTTCCCTTCATCGCTGATGAGCATGTCGCCATCCGGCAGAAAGGTCAGTCCTTCCGGCTGTTCATGCAGATCTGCATCGAGCCGTCCGGCTGCCACCATCTTTCCGTTCGCATCGACCTCGATGAGCAGATGTCCCTGCGAGGCAAGGATGAAAAAATGTCCCGTGCCTGCTTGCCGTTCAATGGCCGAGGGACGCATTTCCTTCCCCTTCGCGATATCCTTGAAATCCCTTTCATCGAGTACGAAGCGCGGCTTGTCGCGCAGCCTGTGCGAACGCAGGTCGAAACTGTAGACTGCACGGTCATGCTTCCCATAGCCGTTCCCCGCATCACCCTTGCAGGCCAGAAGCAGCGAAGAGGTCGCAGGGTCATAGCAGAGTCCTTCCACATCACTGCGTTTGTCGAGCGGCGTCCTGTGCACACGATACGCCACGCGTCCCGCATCCTTCCCTTCCCTGAACTGATACAGGTCACCGTTGCTGGTCACGAGGTAGAAGTATTCGCCTGCAATGGCGAGACCCTCAAAATCCTCCGTCACCACCGTCCTTCCCAGCAGAAAATAATCCAAGATGCTCCCGGTCATCGGGTCGATGCGATAGACAACGCCCCGTTCGTCGTCATGCGCGAACACGCGGCCCCTGTCATCCGATGCCAGACCTGAAATCTCCTTCAGGTGTTTGGCGAGCTTCATCACATGCGGTTTATCGCCGAAATCATATCCTCCCGGAGCTCGCTTCGGCTGCGCGTCGCACGCTGCAACGAGGAACAGGACGCCGATTATGCAGAATGTGCATATTCCCCGCCGCAGCGATATGCAGAAACTGCATATTCTCGCGGGCAGGTTTATGCAGAAACTGCATAATGTGCGTTGTGCGGGAGGCTTCATGATCATTCCTCAAATGTGGCGAATCCAGGGATAGCGTACAGAAAAGACTGTGCGACGGGAACCGCAGGGCGAATTCCGCGCATCACATGGAGAGATTCCTGTCCGGGTTCTTGAATTTATCAAAAAATCTCGCTAGCATAAACTTCCCGGATATCAGAACTTCAACCCCCACTATCCCCTAATGCATTATTTGTGAGGATTCTGTTATGTCTCAAACCGTTCACGTAGCCGTAACCGGCGCCGCCGGCGCCATTGGTTATGCCATCCTCCCTCGCATCGCTTCCGGACAGATGTTCGGTCCCGACACCAAGGTAGCACTGCACCTGCTGGAACTGCCGCAGGCCATGGGCGCGCTGGAAGGCGTTGTCATGGAACTCAACGACTGCGCATTCCCCCTGCTCGAGAGCATCAGCATCGCCGACAATCCCGATGTCGCCTTTGACGGCGTCAACTGGGCCCTGATGATCGGTTCCAAGCCCCGCACGAAGGGCATGGAACGTAACGATCTTATCAAGGACAACGGACCGATTTTTGTCGGCCAGGGCAAAGCACTGCTCAAAGCCGCCAGCGACGTACGCGCCGTGGTTGTCGGGAATCCCTGCAACACGAACGCGCTCATCGCCATGAACAATGCGCAGGACCTTCCGAAGGACCGTTTCTCCGCGATGACGCGTCTCGATCAGAACCGCGCCATGGCGCAGCTGGCCACCAAGGCCGGTGTCGGTGTCAGCGCCGTGACCAACGTCACCATCTGGGGCAACCACTCCGCCACCCAGTATCCCGATGCCGCCAATGCGAAGATCAACGGTCAGCCCGTGTTCGACGTGATCAGCGACCATGAGTGGCTGAAGGGCGACATGATCACGAAGGTGCAGAAACGCGGCGCAGAGATCATCAACGCACGCGGCAGCTCCTCCGCGTTCAGCGCTGCGAACGCCGCCATCGACCACGTCGTCAGCCTCATCAATCCCACGCCCGCCGGCAACTGGTACTCCGCGGCCATCCCGAGCGACGGCAGTTACGGCATCGATGAAGGACTCATGTTCTCCTTCCCGCTCGTCACCGGCGCCGATGGCAAGTACAGCATCGTGCAGGATATCCCGCACGACGACTTCGCAAAGGAGAAGATCCAGAAAACGCTCGACGAACTGAAAATGGAACGCGAAGTGGTCAAAGACCTCCTCTGATCACACCCCTCGCATCCAGGAAAACTCACAAGGGCCGCCTAACCAGCGGTCCTTTTTTTTCACTCAAAAGAATCGATTTCGACTTCGATGATCGATTTCGATTTCGATTTCGATTTCGATTTCGATTTCGATTTCGATTTCGATTTCGATGATCGATTTCGATTTCGACTTCGATTTCGATTTCGATTTCGAAATCGATTTCGTATTCCTATTCGAGTATTTCGGTGATGACGCCGCCGCCTACGACGTCGTCTGCCTCATAAAAGACAGCGGATTGTCCGCGAGTGATGGCGGTTTTGGGTTGGTCGAAGGTAATGACGAGAGATCCGTCGGACTGTGGCTCGAGCGCGGCGGGCGCTGGCGTATCACGGTAGCGGATTTTCGCGTCGACGCGGAGGGGTTCGGTGGGATAAGCGTATTTCTGCATGGTGATGTCGCGCACACGAAATCTGCGGTGCTGCAGATCGGCTTTACGGCCAACGATAATGGTGTTGTCACCGGATTGGATTTCCGTCACGTACACGGGCTCTCCGACGGCGACATTCAGTCCGCGCCGCTGTCCGATGGTGTAAAACGGATATCCGTCATGCTCCCCGATTTTACGTCCTTCGAACATGACATCGCCACCCTTGAGGCGTTCGTCGATACCCGGGACGTTATCCCGCAGGAAGCGTCCGTAATCGTCGTCAGGGATGAAGCAGATTTCGTAGCTCTCCTGCTTCGAAGCCGTTCGCACTCCCATACGTTCGGCAATGGCGCGCGCTTCTTCCTTGCTGATATCCGAGAGTGGGAAGATGCTGCGCGCGAGGCTTTCCTGTGAGAGCCCCCAGAGCGCGTACGACTGATCTTTTCTCCCATCGCCGCCACGGGAAATCCAGTAGCGTCCGCTCGCCTCGTCGTGGGAAAGTCGTGCGTAATGTCCCATTGCGACACTGTCCGCACCGATCGTGAGTCCCTTGCGAATCAGTTCCTCCCACTTGATTTTGCGATTACAGATCACGCAGGGATTCGGTGTGTTGCCGGCCATGTATTCGTCGATGAACATGTCGATGACATTCTGACGGAACGGCTGACTGAAATCGAGTACGTAATGCGGGATACCGAGATCCGCGCAGACGACACGCGCGTCGTTGATGCCGTCAAGCGAGCAGCAGCTCTTGTCGTTCGCGGCGTTGCCGCCCACATCTTCGTAATTGTATGTCTTGATGGTGATGCCGATTACTTCGTAACCCTGCTCCACGAGCAGCGCGGCTGCGACACTGCTGTCAACGCCGCCGGACATGCCCACCACCACACGTTTTCTGTCTGTCACGTAATCATCCTTTCGCTTCATCGGTCGACACCGCGTCATTGGTCCACGGTGAGGGACCTGCTATATTTACCAAACGCATCCCCCGAACGCCCCGGTTCCGGGTATCGCATAAAGGAACAAAAAATCATCGCATGATCACAGCCGAAAAATCATCCCTTCACGCCCGCTTCCTGACGCCATATTTCAGGAGAAAGCTCCGTCGCAGCTTCGCTGGCGTGCATTGCAAGGGAATGGACTTTCTGGGAGAGGCGGAAAACGGCGTCCCGGTCGTACTCTACGCCAACCATCCCGGCTGGTGGGACGCCGTGCTGCCCATCTTCCTGAGCTACGACGTGTTCAGGCATGATGCCTATGCGATGATGGAAGAAAAGCAGCTGTCGCGCTACCAGTTTTTCCGCAAACTGGGTTGCTTTTCCGTCATCAGGGAGAACCCCCGCGAGGCGATGCGCAGTCTGCAGTATGCAGCATCCCTGCTTCACGGCAGTGATCGCGTGCTGTGGATTTTCCCCCAGGGAGAATTGACATCGGTCGACAAACGGCCTCTCAGTTTCTATCCCGGTACCGCGCATCTGCTGCGCGCCCTCGGCGACGTCACTGCCATCCCCGTCGCCTTCCGCTATGATTTCCTGGAACAGGAACGCCCGGAAGCCTTCATTGCCATCGGCAAACCCTGGCGCATCCATGCCAACGAGCGCGTCGACATCCCCCTCACCAGTTCCATCCTGCAGCAGCTGATGGAATACGAAATGGACGTCCAGCGTGAAGACGTCATGGAACGTGAGTTCGACGCGTATACCACCCTTCTGAGTGGAAAGCGATCCATTAATGAGATTTGGGATAACCTACGTGGGAAGTTAGTCCAGCCTAAGTAGCTCTGCAGCCCTGTTCCCACTGCGCACGGCGCTTTCTATCGTGGCAGGCAGCCCCGTATTGGTCCAGTCACCGGCCAGATACAGGCCAGGTATGGAAGTGGTGGGATCGGGACGAATGGATTCGAGTCCTGGAGCCGGAACAAAAGTCGCACGTTTTTCCCGGATGGGCATGATGCGGTCGATGTCCTCGTCCCGGAGATCAGGAACGGCAAGCGCGAGTTCATCGTGCAGCAGTGCACGCAGGGCATTTTCCCCGGCAGGAAAATCCTCCGGTACGGCAGATACTGTCGCACTGTAGTGATACCTGTTGTCGCTTTCCTTTTCCTTACTGAAAATCCAATGCAATCGCGTTTCGAGCAGTCCCGTCATGCGCGGGAGCCGGAGGTCTCGTCGCGTCCAGAAATGCAGGGATAGGATTTCCGATGCTTCAAAGCGGGAAAAATCGATGGCGAGTTGCTCCAGCACCCCCGATTCCCGCGCGAGACGTTCAAGCGCCCAGGGCGGGATGGCGCTGATGACGGCGTCTGCGGGAATTTCCTCTCCTTCCGAAGTACGTATACCCCGCACCGCACCATCGCGAATGAGAATGCTGTCAGCGCGCAGACTGCATTGCACCTCGGCACCGGCACTCCAGAGTTCAGCGAGAGCGCCATCGACCAGGAGAGGAGTGAGTCCCGTTTTGGGAAGCAGCATATCCGCTGCATCTGCGCTGCCGAGGAAGATTTCACGCAGCACAACGGTCAGCAGCCAGGCGGAAGCCCGGTCAATATCGCTGTTCATGGTTGCCAGGACGACGGGACGCCAGAAGCATTCCAGCGAAGCTCGATCCTGCCGCAGCAAGCGCAGCCAGGCCGCGGCTGTCATACCATCGAGTTCCTCGCGATCAGCCCCGGTGATGGATCGCAGTTTCCATGCAACGGAAGCGATGCGCAGACGCGCGCTCAGCGGCAGCATGGAGTAGGAAAGAAATGCCTGTGCGAGTCCGATGGGATGCGGCAGCGTGCCGGCAGTCAAAGATGCGCTGCGTCCGTCCCGGTGAAAGAATTGCAGCGCCATGCCTTTTCTGCGTTCGAGCAGGTCGCGGGTACCGCAGGCTTCCAGGTACGCAAGCGTGGCGTGGCAGCAGCCCATGAGCACATGCTGGCCGTTATCGATTTCGACTCCGCCCCGGCGCGGCGAAAAGCTGTAGGCGCGTCCCCCGAGTTTCGGCGATGCTTCGAGCAGGGTGACTTTCCAGCCACGTCGTGATGCACGGAGCGCTGCCGCCAGTCCGGCGACACCTCCGCCCAGGACGATGAGCTTCATGACAGGGTGGCGTACTGGAGTGGAGCGCGGCTGAAATACTCTGCCGCAGCGATGCGGAATTTTGCGAAAGAGGAAATGGAGATGCGCTCGTCGAACAGGGCGAACTGCTTCTGCTCGATTTTCTGCAGGATGCGGTAGTAAATGCGATCCATGATGCGCGCGGCGAAGAAGGCGGCATGATCCTCATGCGCAAGTGCGGAACGGGCACGTGCGTAATACTCGCGTGCACGCTGCGTCTCGAAACGCATCATACGTATGAAATTTTCATTATACGTACTGGAAAGCAGTTCTTCGTAGGAGTATCCGAAGCGCGTAAAATCTTCACCCGGCAGATAAATGCGTCCGATGGCTGCGTCGGCCTTGACGTCACGTACAATGTTGGTAAGCTGCAGGGCGATGCCGAGATCGATGGCGTACTGCTTTGTGGTCTCCCTGGTATAGCCGAAAATTTCACTGCACATGAGTCCCACCGTCGACGCCACGTTATAGCAGTACTCATAGAGTTCCTCGAAGCTCTGATAGCGGGCCTTCTCGAGATCCATGCGCATGCCGCGAATAAGGTCGAAGAAATGTACAGCGGGAATACTGAAGCGATCGGCAATGACACTGAGGCGATTGAGCAGCGCATGACTGCTTTCATTGCGCAATCCGCGCTCGAGCTCTTCGGTCCACCGGTGCAGCCGCTGCGCCTTGCTCTCGTGGTCCCCTTCCTCGTCGACGATATCATCCGTGCAGCGACAGAACGCATACACGGTGTGAATGGCATCGCGTTTGTGCTCGGGAAGCATGG
This window contains:
- a CDS encoding SdiA-regulated domain-containing protein, encoding MKLAKHLKEISGLASDDRGRVFAHDDERGVVYRIDPMTGSILDYFLLGRTVVTEDFEGLAIAGEYFYLVTSNGDLYQFREGKDAGRVAYRVHRTPLDKRSDVEGLCYDPATSSLLLACKGDAGNGYGKHDRAVYSFDLRSHRLRDKPRFVLDERDFKDIAKGKEMRPSAIERQAGTGHFFILASQGHLLIEVDANGKMVAAGRLDADLHEQPEGLTFLPDGDMLISDEGKKHGRLSRYAAGKKR
- a CDS encoding malate dehydrogenase; this encodes MSQTVHVAVTGAAGAIGYAILPRIASGQMFGPDTKVALHLLELPQAMGALEGVVMELNDCAFPLLESISIADNPDVAFDGVNWALMIGSKPRTKGMERNDLIKDNGPIFVGQGKALLKAASDVRAVVVGNPCNTNALIAMNNAQDLPKDRFSAMTRLDQNRAMAQLATKAGVGVSAVTNVTIWGNHSATQYPDAANAKINGQPVFDVISDHEWLKGDMITKVQKRGAEIINARGSSSAFSAANAAIDHVVSLINPTPAGNWYSAAIPSDGSYGIDEGLMFSFPLVTGADGKYSIVQDIPHDDFAKEKIQKTLDELKMEREVVKDLL
- the mnmA gene encoding tRNA 2-thiouridine(34) synthase MnmA — its product is MTDRKRVVVGMSGGVDSSVAAALLVEQGYEVIGITIKTYNYEDVGGNAANDKSCCSLDGINDARVVCADLGIPHYVLDFSQPFRQNVIDMFIDEYMAGNTPNPCVICNRKIKWEELIRKGLTIGADSVAMGHYARLSHDEASGRYWISRGGDGRKDQSYALWGLSQESLARSIFPLSDISKEEARAIAERMGVRTASKQESYEICFIPDDDYGRFLRDNVPGIDERLKGGDVMFEGRKIGEHDGYPFYTIGQRRGLNVAVGEPVYVTEIQSGDNTIIVGRKADLQHRRFRVRDITMQKYAYPTEPLRVDAKIRYRDTPAPAALEPQSDGSLVITFDQPKTAITRGQSAVFYEADDVVGGGVITEILE
- a CDS encoding lysophospholipid acyltransferase family protein; protein product: MITAEKSSLHARFLTPYFRRKLRRSFAGVHCKGMDFLGEAENGVPVVLYANHPGWWDAVLPIFLSYDVFRHDAYAMMEEKQLSRYQFFRKLGCFSVIRENPREAMRSLQYAASLLHGSDRVLWIFPQGELTSVDKRPLSFYPGTAHLLRALGDVTAIPVAFRYDFLEQERPEAFIAIGKPWRIHANERVDIPLTSSILQQLMEYEMDVQREDVMEREFDAYTTLLSGKRSINEIWDNLRGKLVQPK
- the hpnE gene encoding hydroxysqualene dehydroxylase HpnE, translating into MKLIVLGGGVAGLAAALRASRRGWKVTLLEASPKLGGRAYSFSPRRGGVEIDNGQHVLMGCCHATLAYLEACGTRDLLERRKGMALQFFHRDGRSASLTAGTLPHPIGLAQAFLSYSMLPLSARLRIASVAWKLRSITGADREELDGMTAAAWLRLLRQDRASLECFWRPVVLATMNSDIDRASAWLLTVVLREIFLGSADAADMLLPKTGLTPLLVDGALAELWSAGAEVQCSLRADSILIRDGAVRGIRTSEGEEIPADAVISAIPPWALERLARESGVLEQLAIDFSRFEASEILSLHFWTRRDLRLPRMTGLLETRLHWIFSKEKESDNRYHYSATVSAVPEDFPAGENALRALLHDELALAVPDLRDEDIDRIMPIREKRATFVPAPGLESIRPDPTTSIPGLYLAGDWTNTGLPATIESAVRSGNRAAELLRLD
- the hpnD gene encoding presqualene diphosphate synthase HpnD, giving the protein MHEPESAADITRKSKTNFMMSFAMLPEHKRDAIHTVYAFCRCTDDIVDEEGDHESKAQRLHRWTEELERGLRNESSHALLNRLSVIADRFSIPAVHFFDLIRGMRMDLEKARYQSFEELYEYCYNVASTVGLMCSEIFGYTRETTKQYAIDLGIALQLTNIVRDVKADAAIGRIYLPGEDFTRFGYSYEELLSSTYNENFIRMMRFETQRAREYYARARSALAHEDHAAFFAARIMDRIYYRILQKIEQKQFALFDERISISSFAKFRIAAAEYFSRAPLQYATLS